Proteins found in one Oncorhynchus tshawytscha isolate Ot180627B linkage group LG25, Otsh_v2.0, whole genome shotgun sequence genomic segment:
- the LOC112224328 gene encoding LLGL scribble cell polarity complex component 2-like isoform X1, with translation MKRFRRHGQESQRERIKQELYGFNKTVEHGFPHQPSALGFSPSLQLLAIGTRSGAIKLYGGPGVEFMGLHDENAAVTQVHFLPHQVELVTLLDDNSLHMWTLRAHHGVSELLEIGRFTLTGPPGAPPSVTRVTAVLAHSSGDLLLLGTEGGHVFIVKVPGFRELEERNISLEKVTNGVPEDYGGRRSLEHVESLQENPVNPRQVLIGYGRGLMVIWDLDSQSAVTHIPATQQLESVWWTEDGGHVLSSHSDGSYCRWKVAGDDPQSEQEKSEVPYGHFPCKAISKIIQLPTEQGPPFLFLSGGMPRASYGDRHCISVIHSKTHVALDFTSRIIDFFVIRDGPYHTGEPSALVVLVEEELVVIDLQTEGWPVIQTPYLVPLHCSAITCSHHVSAIPLKLWERVLSAGALQNTHYSKKPWPMTGGQNLAPDPPQRDLLLTGHEDGTVRFWDASGVCLYPMYKLSTAGVFLTDSDPNDNLNQGTEGEWPPFRKVGCFDPYSDDPRLGIQKIHLCKYSGYLTVAGTAGQILVLELNDEAAEQTVEATVADLLQGQEGFRWKGHTRLEVREEPVTFPPGFQPFALVQCQPPAVVTALTLHSEWKLVTFGTSHGFGLYDYQQKNNVLVRCTLNPSDQLAMEGPLSRVKSIKKSLRQSFRRIRRSRVSLRKHHVNNAAKLQQANARLEAELAEMELAPVQRKIEPRSPDDSFTGLVRTLYFADTFISDSSHNTPSLWAGTNGGSVFAYQLRLPPVERRGEDPVTAHPAKEIQLMHRAPVVGILVLDGHGSPLPEPLEVAHDLARSPDMQGSHSLLVISEEQFKVFTLPKVSAKMKLKLTAIDGSRVRRVGVAWFGSTRTDDYGESGLTVLTNQGDLHVVSLPGVKLQVQYPCIRREDVSGIASCVFTKHGQGFYLISPSEFERFSLSARCVVEPRSLVEVSSETPSTTLPRALPDGASVERRNSTRDGAESSARRVMEHALLNDETVLQEIQKSLEVDQTTFLENGTSALAGGNVLSN, from the exons ATGAAGAGGTTTAGGAGACATGGCCAGGAGTCCCAAAGAGAGCGGATCAAACAGGAGCTCTATGGGTTCAACAAG ACAGTGGAGCATGGTTTTCCTCACCAGCCCAGTGCCCTGGGCTTCAGCCCCAGTCTACAGCTCCTGGCCATCGGCACACGCTCCGGAGCCATCAAACT TTACGGTGGCCCAGGTGTAGAGTTCATGGGTCTACACGATGAGAACGCTGCCGTCACACAGGTCCACTTCCTGCCACACCAG GTGGAGCTGGTGACTCTGTTGGATGACAACAGTCTCCACATGTGGACCCTCAGAGCTCACCATGGTGTCTCTGAGCTGCTGGAGATAGGACGCTTCACACTCACTGGACCCCCGGG tgctcccCCCAGTGTAACTCGTGTAACAGCGGTGCTAGCCCACTCTTCTGGGGACCTGCTGTTGctaggaacagagggaggacacGTGTTCATAGTGAAGGTACCAGGCTTCAGAGAACTAGAGGAGAGGAACATCAGCCTGGAGAAAGTCACCAACGG TGTACCAGAGGATTACGGAGGTCGTAGGAGCCTGGAGCATGTCGAGTCCTTACAGGAGAATCCCGTCAACCCACGTCAGGTTCTGATTGGATACGGACGAGGCCTCATGGTCATCTGGGACCTGGACAGCCAATCAGCCGTCACACACATCCCCGCTACACAG CAACTGGAGAGCGTGTGGTGGACGGAGGACGGTGGCCATGTTCTCAGTTCCCATAGCGACGGCAGCTACTGCCGCTGGAAGGTGGCTGGGGATGACCCACAGAGCGAGCAGGAGAAGTCCGAAGTACCGTACG gtCACTTCCCCTGTAAGGCCATCTCTAAAATCATCCAGCTGCCGACAGAACAGGG GCCTCCGTTCCTGTTCCTCAGTGGCGGCATGCCCCGGGCCAGCTACGGCGACAGACACTGTATCAGTGTGATCCACAGTAAAACACACGTGGCTCTGGACTTCACCTCCAGAATCATTGACTTCTTCGTCATCAGAGACGGACCATACCATACAG gCGAACCCAGTGCATTAGTGGTCTTAGTAGAAGAGGAGTTGGTAGTGATTGATCTCCAGACTGAAGGGTGGCCGGTCATCCAGACTCCGTACCTGGTGCCTCTCCACTGCTCGGCCATCACCTGCTCCCACCATGTCTCTGCTATACCCCTGAAGCTGTGGGAGAGGGTCCTGTCTGCCGGAGCATTGCAGAACACACACTACTCTAAGAAG CCGTGGCCTATGACAGGAGGACAGAACCTGGCCCCAGACCCCCCTCAGAGAGACTTACTGCTCACAGG GCACGAGGACGGTACGGTGCGTTTCTGGGACGCGTCGGGGGTGTGTCTGTACCCCATGTACAAGCTGAGCACGGCAGGGGTGTTCCTCACTGACTCAGACCCCAATGACAACCTGAACCAGGGCACAGAGGGAGAGTGGCCACCTttcagaaag GTGGGTTGTTTTGACCCGTACAGTGACGACCCTCGTCTCGGCATTCAGAAGATCCACCTGTGTAAATACAGCGGCTACCTGACTGTAGCTGGCACTGCTGGACAG ATCCTGGTGTTAGAGCTGAATGATGAGGCAGCAGAACAGACTGTGGAGGCCACCGTAGCAGACCTGCTACAGGGACAGGAGGGTTTCCGCTGGAAG GGCCACACGCGTCTGGAGGTGAGGGAGGAGCCGGTGACGTTCCCCCCAGGGTTCCAGCCCTTTGCCCTGGTCCAGTGCCAGCCTCCGGCCGTGGTCACTGCCCTCACCCTGCACTCTGAGTGGAAACTAGTAACATTCGGGACCAGCCACGGCTTCGGACTCTACGACTACCAGCAGAAAAACAACGTTCTCGtcag GTGTACTCTGAACCCCAGTGACCAGCTGGCTATGGAAGGTCCTCTGTCCAGAGTGAAGAGCATTAAGAAGTCTCTCCGCCAGTCCTTCAGAAGGATCAGGCGCAGCCGAGTGTCCCTACGCAAACACCATGTCAACAACGCAGCTAAG ttgcagcAGGCCAATGCTCGTCTAGAGGCGGAGCTAGCTGAGATGGAGTTGGCGCCCGTCCAGAGAAAGATAGAGCCTCGATCCCCTGATGACTCCTTCACCGGCCTCGTGCGCACGCTATACTTCGCTGATACCTTCATTTCAGACA GCTCCCACAACACACCCTCTCTGTGGGCAGGGACCAATGGGGGATCAGTATTCGCCTACCAGCTCCGCCTACCGCCTGTGGAACGCAGAGGAGAGGACCCTGTCACAGCACACCCTG CTAAGGAGATCCAGTTGATGCACCGTGCTCCAGTAGTGGGCATCTTGGTGTTGGACGGCCATGGTTCCCCTCTGCCTGAGCCCCTGGAGGTGGCACACGACCTGGCCCGCTCACCTGACATGCAGGGTTCACACAGCCTACTGGTCATATCAGAGGAACAGTTCAAG GTGTTCACCCTGCCTAAGGTGAGCGCCAAAATGAAGTTGAAGCTGACTGCCATTGACGGCTCACGCGTGCGCCGGGTGGGCGTGGCCTGGTTCGGCAGCACCCGCACGGACGACTACGGCGAGAGCGGCCTCACCGTCCTGACCAATCAGGGAGACCTCCACGTGGTGTCGTTGCCGGGGGTGAAATTGCAGGTCCAGTACCCCTGTATACGTAGGGAGGACGTCAGCGGCATTGCATCCTGCGTCTTCACCAAGCATGGACAGG GTTTCTACCTGATCTCTCCGTCAGAGTTTGAgcgtttctctctgtctgctcgctGTGTGGTGGAGCCCCGGTCTCTTGTGGAGGTGTCCTCCGAGACACCCAGCACCACTCTGCCACGGGCGCTGCCGGACGGGGCCTCTGTGGAACGCAG AAATTCCACGAGGGATGGCGCGG AGAGCTCTGCTAGACGTGTGATGGAGCATGCTTTGCTGAATGACGAGA CTGTGCTTCAGGAGATCCAGAAGTCTCTAGAGGTAGATCAGAC GACGTTCCTGGAGAATGGGACGAGTGCTCTCGCTGGAGGGAATGTGCTGAGCAATTGA
- the LOC112224328 gene encoding LLGL scribble cell polarity complex component 2-like isoform X2, which produces MKRFRRHGQESQRERIKQELYGFNKTVEHGFPHQPSALGFSPSLQLLAIGTRSGAIKLYGGPGVEFMGLHDENAAVTQVHFLPHQVELVTLLDDNSLHMWTLRAHHGVSELLEIGRFTLTGPPGAPPSVTRVTAVLAHSSGDLLLLGTEGGHVFIVKVPGFRELEERNISLEKVTNGVPEDYGGRRSLEHVESLQENPVNPRQVLIGYGRGLMVIWDLDSQSAVTHIPATQQLESVWWTEDGGHVLSSHSDGSYCRWKVAGDDPQSEQEKSEVPYGHFPCKAISKIIQLPTEQGPPFLFLSGGMPRASYGDRHCISVIHSKTHVALDFTSRIIDFFVIRDGPYHTGEPSALVVLVEEELVVIDLQTEGWPVIQTPYLVPLHCSAITCSHHVSAIPLKLWERVLSAGALQNTHYSKKPWPMTGGQNLAPDPPQRDLLLTGHEDGTVRFWDASGVCLYPMYKLSTAGVFLTDSDPNDNLNQGTEGEWPPFRKVGCFDPYSDDPRLGIQKIHLCKYSGYLTVAGTAGQILVLELNDEAAEQTVEATVADLLQGQEGFRWKGHTRLEVREEPVTFPPGFQPFALVQCQPPAVVTALTLHSEWKLVTFGTSHGFGLYDYQQKNNVLVRCTLNPSDQLAMEGPLSRVKSIKKSLRQSFRRIRRSRVSLRKHHVNNAAKLQQANARLEAELAEMELAPVQRKIEPRSPDDSFTGLVRTLYFADTFISDSSHNTPSLWAGTNGGSVFAYQLRLPPVERRGEDPVTAHPAKEIQLMHRAPVVGILVLDGHGSPLPEPLEVAHDLARSPDMQGSHSLLVISEEQFKVFTLPKVSAKMKLKLTAIDGSRVRRVGVAWFGSTRTDDYGESGLTVLTNQGDLHVVSLPGVKLQVQYPCIRREDVSGIASCVFTKHGQGFYLISPSEFERFSLSARCVVEPRSLVEVSSETPSTTLPRALPDGASVERRNSTRDGAAVLQEIQKSLEVDQTTFLENGTSALAGGNVLSN; this is translated from the exons ATGAAGAGGTTTAGGAGACATGGCCAGGAGTCCCAAAGAGAGCGGATCAAACAGGAGCTCTATGGGTTCAACAAG ACAGTGGAGCATGGTTTTCCTCACCAGCCCAGTGCCCTGGGCTTCAGCCCCAGTCTACAGCTCCTGGCCATCGGCACACGCTCCGGAGCCATCAAACT TTACGGTGGCCCAGGTGTAGAGTTCATGGGTCTACACGATGAGAACGCTGCCGTCACACAGGTCCACTTCCTGCCACACCAG GTGGAGCTGGTGACTCTGTTGGATGACAACAGTCTCCACATGTGGACCCTCAGAGCTCACCATGGTGTCTCTGAGCTGCTGGAGATAGGACGCTTCACACTCACTGGACCCCCGGG tgctcccCCCAGTGTAACTCGTGTAACAGCGGTGCTAGCCCACTCTTCTGGGGACCTGCTGTTGctaggaacagagggaggacacGTGTTCATAGTGAAGGTACCAGGCTTCAGAGAACTAGAGGAGAGGAACATCAGCCTGGAGAAAGTCACCAACGG TGTACCAGAGGATTACGGAGGTCGTAGGAGCCTGGAGCATGTCGAGTCCTTACAGGAGAATCCCGTCAACCCACGTCAGGTTCTGATTGGATACGGACGAGGCCTCATGGTCATCTGGGACCTGGACAGCCAATCAGCCGTCACACACATCCCCGCTACACAG CAACTGGAGAGCGTGTGGTGGACGGAGGACGGTGGCCATGTTCTCAGTTCCCATAGCGACGGCAGCTACTGCCGCTGGAAGGTGGCTGGGGATGACCCACAGAGCGAGCAGGAGAAGTCCGAAGTACCGTACG gtCACTTCCCCTGTAAGGCCATCTCTAAAATCATCCAGCTGCCGACAGAACAGGG GCCTCCGTTCCTGTTCCTCAGTGGCGGCATGCCCCGGGCCAGCTACGGCGACAGACACTGTATCAGTGTGATCCACAGTAAAACACACGTGGCTCTGGACTTCACCTCCAGAATCATTGACTTCTTCGTCATCAGAGACGGACCATACCATACAG gCGAACCCAGTGCATTAGTGGTCTTAGTAGAAGAGGAGTTGGTAGTGATTGATCTCCAGACTGAAGGGTGGCCGGTCATCCAGACTCCGTACCTGGTGCCTCTCCACTGCTCGGCCATCACCTGCTCCCACCATGTCTCTGCTATACCCCTGAAGCTGTGGGAGAGGGTCCTGTCTGCCGGAGCATTGCAGAACACACACTACTCTAAGAAG CCGTGGCCTATGACAGGAGGACAGAACCTGGCCCCAGACCCCCCTCAGAGAGACTTACTGCTCACAGG GCACGAGGACGGTACGGTGCGTTTCTGGGACGCGTCGGGGGTGTGTCTGTACCCCATGTACAAGCTGAGCACGGCAGGGGTGTTCCTCACTGACTCAGACCCCAATGACAACCTGAACCAGGGCACAGAGGGAGAGTGGCCACCTttcagaaag GTGGGTTGTTTTGACCCGTACAGTGACGACCCTCGTCTCGGCATTCAGAAGATCCACCTGTGTAAATACAGCGGCTACCTGACTGTAGCTGGCACTGCTGGACAG ATCCTGGTGTTAGAGCTGAATGATGAGGCAGCAGAACAGACTGTGGAGGCCACCGTAGCAGACCTGCTACAGGGACAGGAGGGTTTCCGCTGGAAG GGCCACACGCGTCTGGAGGTGAGGGAGGAGCCGGTGACGTTCCCCCCAGGGTTCCAGCCCTTTGCCCTGGTCCAGTGCCAGCCTCCGGCCGTGGTCACTGCCCTCACCCTGCACTCTGAGTGGAAACTAGTAACATTCGGGACCAGCCACGGCTTCGGACTCTACGACTACCAGCAGAAAAACAACGTTCTCGtcag GTGTACTCTGAACCCCAGTGACCAGCTGGCTATGGAAGGTCCTCTGTCCAGAGTGAAGAGCATTAAGAAGTCTCTCCGCCAGTCCTTCAGAAGGATCAGGCGCAGCCGAGTGTCCCTACGCAAACACCATGTCAACAACGCAGCTAAG ttgcagcAGGCCAATGCTCGTCTAGAGGCGGAGCTAGCTGAGATGGAGTTGGCGCCCGTCCAGAGAAAGATAGAGCCTCGATCCCCTGATGACTCCTTCACCGGCCTCGTGCGCACGCTATACTTCGCTGATACCTTCATTTCAGACA GCTCCCACAACACACCCTCTCTGTGGGCAGGGACCAATGGGGGATCAGTATTCGCCTACCAGCTCCGCCTACCGCCTGTGGAACGCAGAGGAGAGGACCCTGTCACAGCACACCCTG CTAAGGAGATCCAGTTGATGCACCGTGCTCCAGTAGTGGGCATCTTGGTGTTGGACGGCCATGGTTCCCCTCTGCCTGAGCCCCTGGAGGTGGCACACGACCTGGCCCGCTCACCTGACATGCAGGGTTCACACAGCCTACTGGTCATATCAGAGGAACAGTTCAAG GTGTTCACCCTGCCTAAGGTGAGCGCCAAAATGAAGTTGAAGCTGACTGCCATTGACGGCTCACGCGTGCGCCGGGTGGGCGTGGCCTGGTTCGGCAGCACCCGCACGGACGACTACGGCGAGAGCGGCCTCACCGTCCTGACCAATCAGGGAGACCTCCACGTGGTGTCGTTGCCGGGGGTGAAATTGCAGGTCCAGTACCCCTGTATACGTAGGGAGGACGTCAGCGGCATTGCATCCTGCGTCTTCACCAAGCATGGACAGG GTTTCTACCTGATCTCTCCGTCAGAGTTTGAgcgtttctctctgtctgctcgctGTGTGGTGGAGCCCCGGTCTCTTGTGGAGGTGTCCTCCGAGACACCCAGCACCACTCTGCCACGGGCGCTGCCGGACGGGGCCTCTGTGGAACGCAG AAATTCCACGAGGGATGGCGCGG CTGTGCTTCAGGAGATCCAGAAGTCTCTAGAGGTAGATCAGAC GACGTTCCTGGAGAATGGGACGAGTGCTCTCGCTGGAGGGAATGTGCTGAGCAATTGA